The following coding sequences lie in one Clarias gariepinus isolate MV-2021 ecotype Netherlands chromosome 27, CGAR_prim_01v2, whole genome shotgun sequence genomic window:
- the LOC128514843 gene encoding uncharacterized protein LOC128514843 — MITLFVALYSLLCLCTTVKPSEFKPLHMKTVKLRGDAIMQCDIIGVKNKNTLAWYKQSFGKLPQLLARSYRNTLGYTFVEGFNDNRFSVTVNDQKFDLNINIMREDDGGEYFCGEIDKNSLKFTSGTRLQFEGEEMKPCPTPGTLNKNTHSVTHQGSNSRDGEGKTSNMKNLHVKTVKHGEDVTMECDINGLKNKNTSALYRQSFGNVPQVFVRQFGQSYTFVDGFNDNRFSVAVNGDKFDLNINETREDDGGEYFCGYVDGSTVKFTSGTRLQFEGKEMKPCPTPGTLNKNTHSVTDQGSNSREGKGASSSNPQTPTNQADDEDFLNYAAVNFAKKPSSSRTSGDIYAEVKIK; from the exons atgatcacactctttgtggctctttactctctgctttgtctctgcacaactg taaaaccATCCGAATTCAAGCCGCTTCATATGAAAACAGTTAAACTAAGAGGAGATGCAATTATGCAGTGTGACATTATTGgggtcaaaaacaaaaatactttagCTTGGTACAAACAGAGTTTTGGAAAATTGCCGCAGTTGTTGGCGAGATCATACAGGAACACTCTGGGCTACACATTTGTTGAGGGATTTAATGATAACCGcttcagtgttactgtaaatgACCAAAAGTTTGATCTCAACATAAACATCATGAGagaagatgatggaggagaatatttctgtggaGAAATTGATAAAAATTCACTAAagttcacatctggaacacgtctgcagtttgaag gtgaagagatgaaaccctgtcctacacctggaacacttaacaagaacacacactctgttacacaccagggttcaaacagcagagatggagaag GAAAAACTTCTAATATGAAGAATCTTCATgtgaaaacagtaaaacatggaGAAGATGTAACTATGGAGTGTGACATTAATGggctcaaaaacaaaaatacttcaGCTTTGTACAGACAGAGTTTTGGAAACGTGCCTCAGGTTTTTGTAAGACAGTTCGGGCAGAGTTACACATTTGTTGATGGATTTAATGATAACCGCTTCAGTGTTGCTGTAAATGGCGATAAGTTTGATCTCAACATTAATGAAACAAGagaagatgatggaggagaatATTTTTGTGGATATGTGGACGGAAGTACAGTAAagttcacatctggaacacgtctgcagtttgaag gtaaagagatgaaaccctgtcctacacctggaacacttaacaagaacacacactctgttacagACCAAGGTTCAAACAGCAGAGAGGGAAAAG GTGCTTCATCAAGCAACCCTCAAACTCCCACCAATCAG GCTGATGATGAAGATTTCTTGAACTATGCAGCTGTGAACTTTGCTAAGAAACCTTCATCCTCCAGAACATCCGGAGACATTTATGcagaagttaaaataaaatag
- the LOC128514917 gene encoding uncharacterized protein LOC128514917 gives MITLFVALYSLLCLCTTVKPSEFKPLHMKTVKLRGDAIMQCDIIGVKNKNTLAWYKQSFGKLPRLLARSYRNTLGYTFVEGFNDNRFSVTVNDQKFDLNINIMREDDGGEYFCGEIDKNSLKFTSGTRLQFEGEEMKPCPTPGTLNKNTHSVTHQGSNSRDGEGKTSNMKNLHVKTVKHGEDVTMECDINGLKNKNTSALYRQSFGNVPQVFVRQFGQSYTFVDGFNDNRFSVTVNGDKFDLNINETREDDGGEYFCGYVEGSTVKFTSGTRLQFEGKEMKPCPTPGTLNKNTHSVTDQGSNSREGKGASSNNHQTTTNQADDEDVLNDAAVSFAKKPSSSRTSRDTRIQDVYTQVIYLYNR, from the exons atgatcacactctttgtggctctttactctctgctttgtctctgcacaactg taaaaccATCCGAATTCAAGCCGCTTCATATGAAAACAGTTAAACTAAGAGGAGATGCAATTATGCAGTGTGACATTATTGgggtcaaaaacaaaaatactttagCTTGGTACAAACAGAGTTTTGGAAAATTGCCGCGGTTGTTGGCGAGATCATACAGGAACACTCTGGGCTACACATTTGTTGAGGGATTTAATGATAACCGCTTTAGTGTTACTGTAAATGACCAAAAGTTTGATCTCAACATAAACATCATGAGagaagatgatggaggagaatatttctgtggaGAAATTGATAAAAATTCACTAAagttcacatctggaacacgtctgcagtttgaag gtgaagagatgaaaccctgtcctacacctggaacacttaacaagaacacacactctgttacacaccagggttcaaacagcagagatggagaag GAAAAACTTCTAATATGAAGAATCTTCATgtgaaaacagtaaaacatggaGAAGATGTAACTATGGAGTGTGACATTAATGggctcaaaaacaaaaatacttcaGCTTTGTACAGACAGAGTTTTGGAAACGTGCCTCAGGTTTTTGTAAGACAGTTCGGGCAGAGTTACACATTTGTTGATGGATTTAATGATAACCGcttcagtgttactgtaaatgGCGATAAGTTTGATCTCAACATTAATGAAACAAGagaagatgatggaggagaatATTTTTGTGGATATGTGGAGGGAAGTACAGTAAagttcacatctggaacacgtctgcagtttgaag gtaaagagatgaaaccctgtcctacacctggaacacttaacaagaacacacactctgttacagACCAGGGTTCAAACAGCAGAGAGGGAAAAG GTGCTTCATCAAACAACCATCAAACTACCACCAATCAG GCTGATGATGAAGATGTCTTGAATGATGCAGCTGTGAGTTTTGCTAAGAAACCTTCATCCTCCAGAACATCCAGAGACACGAGGATTCAAGACGTTTATACACAAGTTATATATCTATACAATAGATAA